From one Phycodurus eques isolate BA_2022a chromosome 6, UOR_Pequ_1.1, whole genome shotgun sequence genomic stretch:
- the dnajb1b gene encoding dnaJ homolog subfamily B member 1b, whose product MGKDYYDILGIKKDSSEDDIKKAYRKQALRYHPDKNKSPGAEEKFKEIAEAYDVLSDPKKKDIYDRFGEEGLKGGGPSGGGGGPGNFSYTFQGDPHVIFSEFFGGRNPFEQFFGGRNGGMDEDMDTDDGFARFGMGGGGFPRSFSSGMGGFGGHSSVVKKQQDPPVIHELRVTLEEVLSGCTKKMKISRKRVNPDGRTLRREDKILEVQIKKGWKEGTKITFPKEGDETPTNIPADVVFVLKDKPHAVFKRDNSDIIYIARISLRDALCGCTINAPTLEGRVVTVTATDVVQPGMKRRISGEGLPYPKRPDRRGDLIVEYEVKFPERLSQSARDTIAQVLPRS is encoded by the exons ATGGGGAAAGACTACTACGACATTTTGGGAATTAAGAAAGACTCCTCTGAGGACGACATAAAGAAAGCTTATCGTAAGCAAGCGCTGCGCTACCACCCGGACAAGAACAAGTCGCCGGGAGCTGAGGAGAAATTTAAGGAAATCGCGGAAGCTTACGATGTCCTGAGCGACCCGAAGAAAAAGGACATTTACGACCGCTTTGGAGAAGAAG GTCTGAAAGGAGGCGGTCCCTCGGGTGGTGGCGGTGGTCCAGGCAACTTCAGCTACACCTTCCAAGGTGACCCACATGTCATCTTTTCAGAGTTTTTCGGTGGACGAAATCCTTTTGAGCAATTCTTTGGTGGGCGCAATGGCGGCATGGATGAGGATATGGACACTGACGATGGTTTTGCCCGCTTTGGAATGGGAGGTGGCGGCTTTCCCCGCTCCTTCAGCTCTGGTATGGGAGGGTTTGGCGGTCACAGTAGTGTTGTGAAGAAACAACAAGACCCCCCTGTGATCCATGAGCTGAGGGTGACCTTAGAAGAAGTGCTGTCTGGTTGCACAAAGAAAATGAAGATTTCTCGCAAAAGGGTGAATCCTGACGGCCGAACGCTGAGAAGAGAGGATAAAATCCTGGAGGTGCAGATAAAGAAGGGATGGAAGGAAGGCACGAAAATCACATTTCCCAAAGAGGGGGATGAAACCCCGACCAACATTCCAGCTGATGTGGTCTTCGTGTTAAAGGACAAACCACACGCTGTGTTCAAGCGTGACAACTCTGACATCATTTACATAGCCAGGATCTCACTCAGAGAT GCCTTATGTGGCTGCACAATCAACGCACCTACATTGGAAGGACGAGTCGTCACGGTGACAGCAACAGATGTGGTGCAGCCTGGGATGAAGAGGCGCATCAGTGGCGAGGGGCTGCCTTATCCCAAGCGCCCCGATCGTCGCGGTGACCTCATTGTGGAATATGAGGTCAAGTTCCCTGAGCGGCTCAGTCAAAGCGCTCGGGACACCATCGCCCAGGTTCTGCCTCGATCGTGA